The Cryptomeria japonica chromosome 6, Sugi_1.0, whole genome shotgun sequence genomic interval AAGAAGTGTGTTGTTAGAAGGCTAATCAGTTGAAGGGAAAACAGAGTAGCCGATTGGTCAGTCAAGCACCCAATAGGTATTGAGATCAGTTTCTTCAAACTAACAAATAAATGATGATTCGGTCACAAGAGGTGCCTTAGATTGCAGTTTAGTAGTATTATGCATGACCGGAACCCTCTGGACAGACAGGTGATCAATCTAATTGATGATCAGTGACCAGTGgcaaaaggtgaagagttacactAGTGATAcaagttgaaggatgatatcctccAAGAATCTCGGAGTAGTGATCGGTAAGCTAGTTACAATGACAAAAGGTGAGTTAGTtatggtgagatatcatcaaacaaatggatAGTGAATTCTACTACATTTAACaatcagttaaggtgagatttgtgcggaTTTTCTGATTCGCATTAAAAAGACAGAACACAACCCAAaagttggtgaaattatgagttgcaaaGGTAGGTAAGGATGATTCATTGGCAAGGTTGATGGAGAGCATGCAGAGAGTGCgggaagatttgaaaatttttgaatttcaaatctactcagttttgtataaaggtttctagcgaaaaccaaaaagtttgattgtaaaaattgcaaaagtgcaattcCGAGGAGAGGCGATCCAACAAGATCATAAGAGGGCAAAACTGCTAACTGAATAGCAGAGTGatgaagagagtgtgcagagcttggatagtgtgaagagcagagaaagaatgcagagcaccagtagagtgcagagcaagtgtaaccggtggtcaaaCCAAAGAGCTTCATTTGGTtgtgattaagctaagagtagctattacagcAGATCATTCTCTCTGTTATTTTCTAAttactacaacagtaaaatcccttaaccgggtggactttaacaggtccctttgtaaaatcccttaaccgggtgacatcttaaatgatgatcctaagtcctttaacaaggctacctctaaaagggtaaaggttctaacaggccttaaagaaaatcccttaactgtgtggcacctaacagtgtctttgcaatctcctaatagggatggctcctcactaggtgtactccagaagagtacagaTGTTGTGAgtttcacaccgtggttttctcccatttggggtTCCACGTGTTAAATCTTGGTAGTCTTGTGTGTTACAgttttgtgtgcatgtttcttatcaatATGGCTTAtcctgataagtgttaagtttgaataagaAGTTTTGATTAAGGCTAGATCTGTAATAATTGGTATAGTGttgatttacccctcccctctcagcaccggttgggattAACATATAGTCCATAAAAACACATTTATGTTCAACTAgtgaaaatacataaaatataaatagaCTATAAAACATATATTCCCCATCATAGAATGCATGTAGAAATTGTTAAAAGTGACATAGGAAAAATTGTTTGCTTATTTTTTAAAGACGTCTATGAATAACTCTACAAATGAATAAAGGAAAGATAGTGTAGTTGGAATTATCGTGGACACTTGAATCCTTGGACCCTCACTATTTTCCATGTTGACACCCCAAAATCCCATTCCACAAATACATCACATTAGACCTTGGATGAATTGTATGTTCATTATAGAAATATGAGTAGATATATTGGATTCTTTTTGTAAGATCTAGATTGATCAATTTTAGAGTTTCTAAATTTGGTTGTCCTTTCTGAAACATAAAAATTTCAAGCATGTTTCTATTTTGTTACCATACCCCAACCTTCTTTGAATTGGATTCGTGACCTCCTTAAACATTTCAAGTCTAAGAGTATTTATACACATGTATTGTCTTTAGATATTATCAAATAAGTACTATTATGTTTATCTAGATCTAGCTTTCTCTATAGTGATAATATTGTTCatcttttgaaaaaataaaaaattagttccGTATATAACATCCATGATCTTCTCCAATGTCTTTATGTAGACACAAGTGAAGCCTAATAAACTCAATCTCTAAAATTCTCACTTATAAGCTCTTATTGCTCGCTGCATTGTGTACCTTAAATGAGTACAAGAATATCACTATCCTCTCCCTCTAATAGAGCCTATTCCACTACTTGATGGCATCGATAAGGACATTGTTTCAATTATTGTAGACATGATTATCATACTAATTAGCCACCATCACATAAGGCCATAATTGTCATAGTTAGTCTCCACAACTTTGTTGGCTTCTATGTACCCATAATCTCTACCCATAATCATAATGGCTAGTATAAGCTTGATGATTTAGACATGTCTCCTACTATATCTCTAAGTCCACTTTTTTAATGATTTAGTTGCTTGTTATTTTGCGTATTGTCTTGAATTAAAACTCAACCTTAGACAATGATTCCAACATTTCATACAGAACTGTatataaaatgtaattttatcaaactaaaatttattaaaatacgCAATCAATCTACGAGTACAATTAATTtacaaatattacaacaatatGCTATTGTCCCAATAGTACGATACAAATTACTGTAAAAGAAGAAGCTTGTAGACGATAAATAGTATGGTAATAGCGAGGGGGTAGGAGGAGAAGGGGGACTAGACAGAATTCTTGATGGCGGAGCTATAACCGTTTTGGAGGTCATAGTATCTAGACCAGAGCATGACTCCACCATAGTTGGAAGAGGTGCGGATTTGAGGGAGTACATCGGAGATGAGGGTGGGTGGAGGAACGTAGCCCGTTCCGGCAGCTGCAGAGGATGCGGGAAGGCCTAGGTATATCTGGGCATTTGAGGGAAGAGAAGAGGTCCACTGCTTCCAAGCATCGAGGAAGTCCCCACCATACTGACAAGGAGGGTTGTTATAGAACTGCACCCACACGTAGTCGAAAAGGCCCGTCATGAGAGCAGTCCCCAAGTATGCGTCAGGGAATGGGCACTGAGGAGCTGCGGTGACATAGACCTTGTTACCTCCTCCGTAACCCTTGATGTACTTGGCCAGACTTCCCCAGTGTTCGGTGGTGCCCCCCTCAATGTCCAGGTCAATCCCGTCCAGAACAGCGTCTCCCAGGGGCCTGGAGTCGGAATGGCCTCCCAGATAGTTGTCCCACAGATAGGATGCCACGTTCTGGGCATCTGCGTCGCTGCTCAAGTAGTAGCTGCCTGCTCCTCCACCCAGTGACAGAAGCACCTTCACGCCTCTGCTCTGGCATGCCTTTATATCGCTACTCAACCCACTGCAGCTCCCTTTCGTGTATGGATCGCAGTGCCCCGCCAGATTAATCATGGGTGTCTCTCCGTTGCCGAAAGTAGCCAGAAATGCCAGGATTACCATCTCGTAGTTGCCTGTCGAGCAAGTGCTGCTTAAGCTGCCTTCGTTACCATTCTGTCCCCAGTAAATTACGATGCTTCCTGCTGCAGCTTGCCTCATTGCTAAcaataccatcatcatcaccataacTGACGATCTCCACCTCTTCATCTCCATATCGTATGCTCTTGCTCTTACTCGGATTACTCACTCTCTCACTCTCTTGCTTGCCTTCCTTGCCACCGTTTCTCTGCCTTATATACATGTATCTCCCTTCCTTTCTCTGTCATCTGTTTGATCACTCCACGTTTGGGTCGTTGTAGAGTGGGCTGCGCAGACGCCGCAACCAACCGCATTCATGTCTTCCATTGGTTCTTTGGAACACGTAGAATGCTCTGGTCGGCTGTCATCAACAAATTATTAATTCGTTTGCTACGTGACATTTTTGCAAGCATACATAAGAATAGCTTATAAACGATAAATTTAAGCATTTATCCCTGTGTATTCCTTCCCTTAATATTATTATCTTTTTGGTTCTGTCTGTTCGTTGCTAATCGAATAAAAGATAATGGTGGGACACTGCAATTAAAACCAACCATAAACATAATTTTCGGGTGACAATTGTGGATTGAATAGGCTTAAATACTTACGCAAGCCTGAATTGGGCCGATTAGTAGATTTAAAAGCTTTGTTTGTTTTCTTACGTTTAACTTCTCCGGTCGAACAAATAGCCACAGACGTAGATTTAAAATcttctcttttttttatttttgtgcgtTCTTGTTCATAAATGGTGGCTTATTCGCTCTGCGTTTAGCTTCTTATAAGCATTTGTACAaagatttcatttcattttggAGAAGCTGTGTATGTTTATTTTTTACACAAAAAACATATTTAATGTCAAAAAACATACACAGTTTTTTCAGAATCATttttgtaaatatatcatagattATGGAAAACTTATGTCATTTATAATATGTTAATAATACAACAGTTACAAATTATTTCTatcaatatttttaataaaaaaatttacatgatagaattAGCTATTCTAACTTCAAAAATCATCTCTAAGCTAAGAATTATCTTAGAAATGATTTCCCGACATAAATATTGACAAGGAGTCCAAATTTAGATCAACATGACGGTTAACTCTAGATACTTAACACATTGGAAGCTCATATTTAATCTATGCTACTTTTCTATAAGGGTGAGATTTTTCTTCTATGACCTAATGAGAGTTTCAATCAAAACGGAAGAGCAACACATTTGTATCAAAACTATACTAATTGAGAAGGTACAAGGTTGCAAAAGCCACATGACAGCTTATAAGAATGAGACTTAAAAAGCCTATTCAAGAATACGCCCACACCTCTACTATGTTCTTTCCATGCCTACTAATTACAACCAATGCTATCTATACACAACTATCTCGATTAGATGAGAATTTCCTTTATCATGGTTAGAGATATCCTTACCTAATAGAAGGTGACTTCTATCTCTCAAGGTCTACAAGTTCTCCTTTCTAAACCTGATTGTTACATAtgatttatgtttataattttataTCATTGATCCTaagagaaaatgaatatcaagaaccATCTCTATAGTCCTTTATGACTGGATCTattcaatattttataatttttttaaaactctTTTCATATGATCACGAGAAGAAAATAATATAATCTTTATAGAAATTATTTGAATACCATGATAATAATCTTAGGTACTAGCCACAttcttaaataaaattaataacaatattcaaagtaataataataataatcttctACATCTAATAATGGATTGACATACTGTCCTAGTCAACTTTAACCCTTTCGATGTAGCTTATTAGAGATGcatattaaaatagaaaaatagagataTAACATTTTAATACTCATAAGTGAATATACAAACAACATAAACACATTGCAAATTACCAATTCATTTTCGTCTTTCCTTCAATACAACCTAACTCCACCTCATAAATTCTTCATCTTTAGAGTGTTAGCTTATGCTAGATTCATgtgcaaaatattaaaataatttttttctattttggccCAGAAACAATGGTTCCCCATAGTATTTTGAGGGGAGAGTCAAAATATTAAAACCTAAAATTTCTACGATATGCCTTTGGGTGCTCTTACTggtgttcaaaaagaaaatttcccATTTGACCTCATTCAGATTTTGTCTAGAAGTTGTCAATTATTCCTCCAAAGTACTTTTAATGATATCATCTTCTCCAATAGTGGCCTCCCCAAACAACACGACATCATCCGCAAACTACGAATGAGTGATTGGGTCAATATTGTTTTTGCCAATCATTGATATCTTCTCTTTCAGAATGCACCACAATGTTAGTTTGTCCTCCTTGTGGGTGGGCTCAAAAACAATGAGAATGGGAAATTCTATGTTGGAAGCATGACACCTTAAAATGCACAACATTCATTCTACATTAGTCTATATAATTCTAGTTTCAATTGTATAGGAGTTCCATAGCACCCCCAATCATCCCAAGGAACCACATGCATCTTGAAAATAACCATCTTATATTTTGCAAAATTTCATAAACTTGCCACCCCATTGCCCTGATCAAGAACCTTTTGTCAGGAGTCGATAGGCCATTGACATTCCATGTGAGGATCTTCATCGATCCTTAATGGAGGTCGTTTCTCCCTTGGTCAATTTCAGGAAGTCAGTCATTCCCTTTGCGGTGTTGTCCATATCCTCCCTTCTTCATCTCTAGGAACCACTTTAACAAGATTATAATGGACTTCATTTCTAGATCCTTCTCCCCCACCCCTATTGGGCGGGTCTCTGCAACAAActcctaattcctaaaattaacatatttttctCATTGTTTATGCAGGGCAAGACCTATACCATCGATAATCTTTGCAGAAGAGGTATTCATCTTTCTAACAGATGTTTTCTTTGTAAAGAGGCGGATGAAAATGCTGGCCATCTTCTGCTGCATTGCACCTATACCGAGGATATCTGGAATCACTTCCTTAACATTTGGAACATTGCCTGGGTCTTCCCTATTTCTACTTACcgaatgtggtttgaatggaaatgcCCTTCTGAT includes:
- the LOC131031491 gene encoding acidic endochitinase-like, encoding MKRWRSSVMVMMMVLLAMRQAAAGSIVIYWGQNGNEGSLSSTCSTGNYEMVILAFLATFGNGETPMINLAGHCDPYTKGSCSGLSSDIKACQSRGVKVLLSLGGGAGSYYLSSDADAQNVASYLWDNYLGGHSDSRPLGDAVLDGIDLDIEGGTTEHWGSLAKYIKGYGGGNKVYVTAAPQCPFPDAYLGTALMTGLFDYVWVQFYNNPPCQYGGDFLDAWKQWTSSLPSNAQIYLGLPASSAAAGTGYVPPPTLISDVLPQIRTSSNYGGVMLWSRYYDLQNGYSSAIKNSV